The segment ACCGTTGTGAATTAGACAAAACTGGATTCGTATAATAAATGCATAACCTCTGTAGGTAGCTGAAGAGAAAAACAAAGAAAAGGAATCCGGAAAGTATCAGCATGGATCGCAGGGTTACTACAAAAACGAAAAAAAACGAAAAAGTTTTCTTAGTGAACTGCTGGACTTTTAATCGTTTTTTAATAAAAGAAAAAAGAAGGGGAAAACAATGAAAAAAACTAGCCAATCGGCAACGACTCTTAAGTCACTTATCCATCATGCCATCTCTGATTTGGAGATAACTCCATCCGAATATAATGAGATTATGGCCATGGCTCACGATGATGGAGTAATAGATCAAGAAGAAAGAGCGCTTCTGGTCCAGTTCCACCAGATGATCAGTAACGGGACTGTTAAAAGAGTACGAGAGTAAAGTAGACAATATATTTGTCATATTTGTCTTGGCAGCTTTCTTTCGCGGGATTTGATCGGTCTCATTTTTTGTGGTGGTGCTCGAGGAGAAAAATGGGAGACCATAAAACAGTAACTGCTCCGACAGACTGGGGTCACCGGCTCTCATCTTATCCACAAATTTATGCCCTTTCACAAGGAAAAGACACTGCTCTTTTTGACCACCGGAAAAAAATGATGACTTTTTCTGAAATATATTTTTCATCATTGTCAATGATTCTGGTTTTTACCAGACCTGTTTTGACTCAGAGGGAAATTACGGTTCCCATTTTGATTCAAAATCTTCTTGTCTCAGTGTCATTGATCCGATTACTAAACAGCGAACAACTACGTTCTCATAGGTTAGAGGTAGATGATTGAAAACAATTGTTACGTTGTCCATGAACCCTGCAATAGACAAAAGTTCAAGTATCGAACATGTTATTGCAGAACGAAAACTATATTGTAAAAAACCTCAATTTGAGCCAGGTGGCGGAGGTATTAATGTCACTCGTGCTATAAAAAAATTGGGAGGAAAATCTTTTGCTCTCTATCCCGCAGGGGGGGCGGCAGGTGAAGTTCTCAGGAACCTTTTGGATCAGGAAGGACTCGATCATCGTCCGATTGTGATTAATGGGTGGACCAGAGAAAACCTCGTTGTGGCCGAAGAATCAACAGGGCAGCAGTACCGATTCGGTATGCCGGGACCGACCTTGTCTGACGAGGAATGGCAACGGTGCTTGCATGAGTTGTCTGTTATTAATTCTAGGATTGATATCATTGTCGCTAGCGGGAGCCTTCCGCCTGGAGTTCCAGATGATTTTTATGCCAGAGTAGCTCGTATCGGTAAAGATCTTGGCGCTAAGGTCATTGTTGATACGTCCGGCGAGCCTCTGCAATTCGCACTGAGCGAAGGCGTCTATCTGATCAAACCAAATATCCGTGAGTTCAGAGAATTGGTAGGGAAAGAGATAATAGATGAGTCGGAGATTAAGAGCAGGGCAATGGAAATTATCCGGAGCGGGCAATGCGAAGTGGTGGTAATCTCTCTTGGCGCTGCCGGTATTTTGATGGTGTCACATGAAGATTATGAACGTATCCAAGCGCCGACCGTACCGATTGTAAGTAAGGTGGGAGCCGGAGATAGCACGGTTGCTGGTATTGTGCTGAGCCTCACGCGAGGAAACTCGCTCCGAGATGCTGTCCGTTTCGGTGTCGCCGCAGGTGCTGCAGCCGTCATGACCCCTGGCACAGAGCTGTGCCGAAGGGAAGACACAGAGCAACTTTTCGAGCAGATGATTTCGAGGAACATATAACATTTAATCTGGTAATATTTTTTTGGTTGTTTTTTGGTGAACGAATCTGTTTTGT is part of the Desulfobulbaceae bacterium genome and harbors:
- a CDS encoding 1-phosphofructokinase family hexose kinase produces the protein MKTIVTLSMNPAIDKSSSIEHVIAERKLYCKKPQFEPGGGGINVTRAIKKLGGKSFALYPAGGAAGEVLRNLLDQEGLDHRPIVINGWTRENLVVAEESTGQQYRFGMPGPTLSDEEWQRCLHELSVINSRIDIIVASGSLPPGVPDDFYARVARIGKDLGAKVIVDTSGEPLQFALSEGVYLIKPNIREFRELVGKEIIDESEIKSRAMEIIRSGQCEVVVISLGAAGILMVSHEDYERIQAPTVPIVSKVGAGDSTVAGIVLSLTRGNSLRDAVRFGVAAGAAAVMTPGTELCRREDTEQLFEQMISRNI